Proteins from a genomic interval of Ficedula albicollis isolate OC2 chromosome 9, FicAlb1.5, whole genome shotgun sequence:
- the SENP2 gene encoding sentrin-specific protease 2: MPCDATLTEETPPSLCKSVPYLSLSRNNHIQAALESPVTPRPPIKEPRPTSPGVSGTRRPLCAAEEDVQQAENKKYKELLSLLKEKYSGRLTSPRTARLNKVQTKEPRMTGSPLKEQKSRDASPPVPERTSTKHGDVFSPQLPQRGVMISYYTPPEDSRGRAKQEKRAASVGQRAAKAPQGKLFEFHVKPVLSKDLFFVDSEPLPCPQKPADDLAPLTKAMEREISAAFNSGGPEDILSRAFKLSVTREDICTLQPQGWLNDKIMNFYMGLLVERSKKEGYPAVYAFNTFFYSKLSSTSHKGVKKWTKGVDIFEHDVILVPIHLRIHWTLLVVDLREKAIKYFDSLGQRGDHVCKTVLKYLEEESREKRNIELTASEWTLRSMGTEEIPQQDNGSDCGVFVCKFADFISRDKPIIFTPEHMPYFRKKMVWEIIHQQLL, translated from the exons ATGCCTTGTGACGCCACCTTGACTGAGGAAACACCACCCTCTCTTTGCAAGTCAGTTCCATATCTGAG CCTGAGCAGGAATAACCACATCCAAGCTGCTCTGGAGAGCCCTGTCACGCCCAGGCCCCCCATTAAGGAGCCACGTCCCACCTCTCCAGGGGTCAGTGGCACCAGGAGGCCTTTGTGTGCTGCTGAAGAG GATGTtcagcaagcagaaaataagaaatacaaaGAGCTCTTGAGTCTGctcaaggaaaaatattctggaagACTTACTTCTCCACGGACAGCAAGACTCAACAA GGTTCAAACCAAGGAACCAAGGATGACTGGGAGTCCCctgaaagagcagaaatccAGAGATGCCTCTCCACCTGTGCCAGAAAGGACCA gtACCAAACATGGGGATGTTTTcagcccccagctgcctcagagAGGTGTCATGATCAG CTACTACACACCACCAGAAGATTCTCGTGGACGGGCAAAACAAGAGAAACGAGCTGCTTCAGTG GGCCAGCGTGCAGCCAAAGCCCCCCAAGGAAAGTTATTCGAGTTCCATGTGAAACCTGTCCTGTCCAAAGACCTGTTTTTTGTGGACAGCGAGCCCCTGCCATGCCCACAAAAGCCAGCAGATGATCTGGCTCCACTGACAAAG GCCATGGAGAGGGAGATCTCTGCTGCCTTTAACAGTGGTGGGCCTGAGGACATCCTGAGCAGGGCCTTCAAGCTCAGTGTCACCCGTGAGGACATCtgcaccctgcagccccagggctggctcaACGACAAG ATCATGAATTTCTACATGGGTCTTCTGGTGGAAAGAAGCAAGAAGGAAGGATATCCAGCAGTCTATGCTTTTAATACCTTCTTTTATTCCAAGCTAAGCTCTACAAGCCACAAGGGAGTAAAGAAATGGACCAAAGGTGTGGATATCTTTGAGCATGACGTCATCTTGGTGCCTATTCACCTCAGAATTCACTGGACACTACTG GTCGTAGACCTCCGAGAGAAAGCCATCAAGTACTTTGACTCCTTGGGACAGAGAGGAGACCACGTTTGTAAAACTGTCTT aaaatacctggaagaggaaagcagggagaaaagaaacattGAATTGACTGCCTCTGAGTGGACCCTTCGCAGCATGGGCACAGAG GAAATCCCTCAACAAGACAATGGAAGTGACTGTGGAGTTTTTGTTTGCAAATTTGCTGATTTCATCTCCAGAGACAAGCCCATCATCTTCACCCCG gAACACATGCCTTATTTCCGCAAGAAGATGGTGTGGGAAATAatccatcagcagctgctgtga
- the IGF2BP2 gene encoding insulin-like growth factor 2 mRNA-binding protein 2 isoform X1 gives MEVDYSVPKKLRSRKIQIRNIPPHLQWEVLDGLLAQYGTVENVEQVNTDTETAVVNVTYATKEEAKVAIEKLSDQQYESYSFKISYIPDEEVSSPPPPQRPRRGGHSCRERGSSPGGSSQPKQLEFPLRMLVPTQFVGAIIGKEGLTIKNLTKQTQSKVDIHRKENAGAAEKPITIHATPEGCSEACRMILDIMQKEADETKSAEEIPLKILAHNSLVGRLIGKEGRNLKKIEQDTGTKITISPLQDLTIYNPERTITVKGSTEACSSAQVEITRKLREAYESDVVAVNQQANLIPGLNLSALGIFSTGLSMLPSTPGARGAAAATPYHPFAQQSGRRRTGSSAYLSSLYGAPPAGAFPHQHPLPEQEVVNLFIPTQAVGAIIGKKGQHIKQLARFAGASIKIAPAEGPDASERMVIITGPPEAQFKAQGRIFGKLKEENFFNPKEEVKLEAHIKVPSFAAGRVIGKGGKTVNELQNLTSAEVIVPRDQTPDENEEVVVKIIGHFFASQTAQRKIREIVQQVKQQEHKHAQGAAASQHSK, from the exons gagcaggaagatCCAGATCCGAAACATCCCTCCCCACCTACAGTGGGAG gtgctggaTGGCCTCTTAGCTCAGTACGGCACGGTGGAGAATGTAGAGCAAG tgaacacagacacagaaactGCCGTGGTCAACGTGACCTACGCCACCAAGGAGGAGGCAAAAGT AGCAATAGAGAAGCTGAGCGACCAGCAGTATGAGAGCTATTCCTTCAAGATTTCCTACATCCCGGATGAAGAGGTGAGCTCCCCTCCGCCCCCCCAGCGACCCCGCCGCGGGGGCCACTCCTGCAGGGAGCGGGGCTCCTCCCCGGGGGGCTCCTCGCAGCCCAAACAGCTCGAGTTCCCACTGCGGATGCTGGTGCCCACGCAGTTTGTTGGTGCGATCATAGGAAAGGAGGGCTTGACCATAAAGAACCTTACTAAGCAAACCCAGTCCAA GGTTGACATCCATCGGAAGGAGAACGCGGGCGCTGCCGAGAAGCCCATCACCATCCACGCCACGCCCGAGGGCTGCTCGGAGGCCTGCCGCATGATCCTGGACATCATGCAGAAGGAGGCTGACGAGACGAAATC agcagaagaGATTCCCTTGAAAATCCTGGCGCACAACAGCCTGGTGGGGAGGTTGATTGGCAAGGAGGGCCGCAACCTCAAGAAGATTGAGCAGGACACGGGCACAAAGATCACCATCTCCCC TTTGCAGGATCTGACCATCTACAACCCCGAGCGCACCATCACGGTGAAGGGCAGCACGGAGGCGTGCTCCAGCGCCCAGGTGGAGATCACGAGGAAGCTGCGCGAGGCCTACGAGAGCGACGTGGTGGCCGTCAAT CAACAGGCCAACCTGATCCCAGGGCTGAACCTCAGTGCTTTGGGCATCTTCTCCACAGGGCTGTCCATGCTGCCATCCACCCCAGGGGCccgaggggctgcagctgccacccCATACCACCCCTTTGCA cagcagagcGGGCGGAGAAGGACG GGCTCCTCAGCCTACCTGTCGAGTCTGTACGGAGCCCCCCCAGCCGGCGCCTTCCCCCATCAGCACCCC CTGCCGGAGCAGGAGGTTGTGAACTTGTTCATCCCAACACAGGCAGTGGGGGCCATCATTGGGAAGAAGGGGCAGCACATCAAGCAGCTGGCACGGTTTGCTGGTGCCTCCATCAAG atCGCCCCAGCAGAAGGTCCTGATGCCAGTGAGCGCATGGTGATCATCACGGGGCCACCTGAGGCTCAGTTCAAG GCCCAGGGGCGAATATTTGGGAagctgaaagaggaaaacttCTTTAACCCGAAAGAAGAAGTGAAGCTCGAAGCCCACATCAAGGTGCCTTCCTTCGCCGCCGGCCGTGTCATCGGCAAAGGTGGCAAGACG GTGAACGAACTGCAGAACTTAACGAGCGCAGAAGTCATCGTGCCGCGAGACCAAACCCCGGATGAGAACGAGGAGGTCGTTGTCAAAATCATTGGGCATTTCTTTGCCAGCCAG ACTGCCCAGCGCAAGATCAGGGAAATCGTGCAGCAGgtgaagcagcaggagcacaaacACGCTCAGGGAGCCGCGGCCTCGCAGCACAGCAAGTGA
- the IGF2BP2 gene encoding insulin-like growth factor 2 mRNA-binding protein 2 isoform X2, translating to MEVDYSVPKKLRSRKIQIRNIPPHLQWEVLDGLLAQYGTVENVEQVNTDTETAVVNVTYATKEEAKVAIEKLSDQQYESYSFKISYIPDEEVSSPPPPQRPRRGGHSCRERGSSPGGSSQPKQLEFPLRMLVPTQFVGAIIGKEGLTIKNLTKQTQSKVDIHRKENAGAAEKPITIHATPEGCSEACRMILDIMQKEADETKSAEEIPLKILAHNSLVGRLIGKEGRNLKKIEQDTGTKITISPLQDLTIYNPERTITVKGSTEACSSAQVEITRKLREAYESDVVAVNQQANLIPGLNLSALGIFSTGLSMLPSTPGARGAAAATPYHPFAQSGRRRTGSSAYLSSLYGAPPAGAFPHQHPLPEQEVVNLFIPTQAVGAIIGKKGQHIKQLARFAGASIKIAPAEGPDASERMVIITGPPEAQFKAQGRIFGKLKEENFFNPKEEVKLEAHIKVPSFAAGRVIGKGGKTVNELQNLTSAEVIVPRDQTPDENEEVVVKIIGHFFASQTAQRKIREIVQQVKQQEHKHAQGAAASQHSK from the exons gagcaggaagatCCAGATCCGAAACATCCCTCCCCACCTACAGTGGGAG gtgctggaTGGCCTCTTAGCTCAGTACGGCACGGTGGAGAATGTAGAGCAAG tgaacacagacacagaaactGCCGTGGTCAACGTGACCTACGCCACCAAGGAGGAGGCAAAAGT AGCAATAGAGAAGCTGAGCGACCAGCAGTATGAGAGCTATTCCTTCAAGATTTCCTACATCCCGGATGAAGAGGTGAGCTCCCCTCCGCCCCCCCAGCGACCCCGCCGCGGGGGCCACTCCTGCAGGGAGCGGGGCTCCTCCCCGGGGGGCTCCTCGCAGCCCAAACAGCTCGAGTTCCCACTGCGGATGCTGGTGCCCACGCAGTTTGTTGGTGCGATCATAGGAAAGGAGGGCTTGACCATAAAGAACCTTACTAAGCAAACCCAGTCCAA GGTTGACATCCATCGGAAGGAGAACGCGGGCGCTGCCGAGAAGCCCATCACCATCCACGCCACGCCCGAGGGCTGCTCGGAGGCCTGCCGCATGATCCTGGACATCATGCAGAAGGAGGCTGACGAGACGAAATC agcagaagaGATTCCCTTGAAAATCCTGGCGCACAACAGCCTGGTGGGGAGGTTGATTGGCAAGGAGGGCCGCAACCTCAAGAAGATTGAGCAGGACACGGGCACAAAGATCACCATCTCCCC TTTGCAGGATCTGACCATCTACAACCCCGAGCGCACCATCACGGTGAAGGGCAGCACGGAGGCGTGCTCCAGCGCCCAGGTGGAGATCACGAGGAAGCTGCGCGAGGCCTACGAGAGCGACGTGGTGGCCGTCAAT CAACAGGCCAACCTGATCCCAGGGCTGAACCTCAGTGCTTTGGGCATCTTCTCCACAGGGCTGTCCATGCTGCCATCCACCCCAGGGGCccgaggggctgcagctgccacccCATACCACCCCTTTGCA cagagcGGGCGGAGAAGGACG GGCTCCTCAGCCTACCTGTCGAGTCTGTACGGAGCCCCCCCAGCCGGCGCCTTCCCCCATCAGCACCCC CTGCCGGAGCAGGAGGTTGTGAACTTGTTCATCCCAACACAGGCAGTGGGGGCCATCATTGGGAAGAAGGGGCAGCACATCAAGCAGCTGGCACGGTTTGCTGGTGCCTCCATCAAG atCGCCCCAGCAGAAGGTCCTGATGCCAGTGAGCGCATGGTGATCATCACGGGGCCACCTGAGGCTCAGTTCAAG GCCCAGGGGCGAATATTTGGGAagctgaaagaggaaaacttCTTTAACCCGAAAGAAGAAGTGAAGCTCGAAGCCCACATCAAGGTGCCTTCCTTCGCCGCCGGCCGTGTCATCGGCAAAGGTGGCAAGACG GTGAACGAACTGCAGAACTTAACGAGCGCAGAAGTCATCGTGCCGCGAGACCAAACCCCGGATGAGAACGAGGAGGTCGTTGTCAAAATCATTGGGCATTTCTTTGCCAGCCAG ACTGCCCAGCGCAAGATCAGGGAAATCGTGCAGCAGgtgaagcagcaggagcacaaacACGCTCAGGGAGCCGCGGCCTCGCAGCACAGCAAGTGA
- the LOC101816004 gene encoding uncharacterized protein LOC101816004, producing the protein MCGPERRRDARKGLLLSGTSHPRELEKGELWSSQHIPVPLVNYSIPTGGWRRGPSVPSPMTGAAGRDDQDWGIGFACGAAGKASKRPYRGLGMLQGVAAMRDSPFQVDNTVYPGPMAAGCPRSPPHGVPGAVEGHLLGWALGLGFFMEKDGSAWAQFCLLRLRSIFGIVVCGTRGEIQRDQRNPEPPREGAGQQDVTLRSSHQQRRVAWAGTDCGMTPRVKDRGSCGCLGWILEVLFTLSRAVPHCRRGQSTELSSTASPRSSGQHRELLHKEGQFSSTDFSRQQHLASWLGETSTFSPSLLGSGLGKGKFHSWVVRTELHLLLIPSGLTWRRACSQPGPAHSYPGVGQAPRAPLPPPLPPFPTNLLLPTQRQGLAQLSTSSHATTKDLPLKTPLRTRMLWDRSPTSHGITRFRMMSTGEDSFG; encoded by the coding sequence ATGTGTGGGCCAGAGAGAAGAAGGGATGCCAGGAAGGGGCTGCTGCTTTCAGGCACGTCCCACcccagagagctggagaagggagagctctggagctcccagcacatcccagtgccactggTGAACTATTCCATTCCAACAGGAGGCTGGAGAAGGGGACCTTCAGTGCCTTCACCCATgacaggtgctgcagggagggatgacCAGGACTGGGGGATAGGGTTTGCCTGtggtgcagcaggaaaagcctcCAAGAGACCTTACAGGGGGCTGGGAATGCTTCAGGGAGTGGCTGCCATGAGGGACAGCCCTTTCCAGGTGGACAACACAGTGTATCCTGGTCCCATGGCTGCTGGGTGCCCAAGATCCCCTCCACACGGAGTTCCAGGGGCTGTGGAAGGTCACCTGCTGGGGTGGGCTCTTGGTCTGGgtttcttcatggaaaaagaTGGCTCAGCCTGGGCACAGTTTTGCCTCCTGAGGCTCAGAAGCATCTTTGGGATCGTTGTGTGTGGAACCAGGGGTGAAATCCAACGTGACCAGAGGAATCCAGAACCTCCCAGAGAAGGGGCCGGGCAGCAGGATGTCACCCTCAGATCATCACACCAACAGAGGAGGGtggcctgggcagggacagactGTGGGATGACACCCAGAGTGAAGGACAGGGGCTCCTGTGGCTGCCTGGGATGGATTCTTGAGGTTCTCTTCaccctgagcagggcagtgcctcACTGCAGGAGAGGGCAGAGCACTGAGCTTTCCTCCACGGCATCTCCAAGGTCttcagggcagcacagggagctaCTCCACAAGGAGGGACAATTCAGTAGCACAGACTTCTCCAGGCAACAGCATTTGGCTTCATGGCTGGGAGAAACCAGCACCTTCTCACCTTCCTTGCTAGGCTCAGGACTTGGAAAGGGCAAATTCCACTCTTGGGTGGTGAGGACAGAGCTACACCTGCTGCTCATCCCATCAGGactcacctggagaagggctTGCAGCCAACCAGGACCTGCTCACAGCTACCCTGGGGTAGGCCAGGCTCCAagagctcctctccctcctcctctgcccccttTCCCTACAAACCTCCTCCTGCCAACCCAGCGCCAGGGTTTGGCTCAGCTTTCTACCTCCAGCCACGCTACCACCAAAGATTTGCCTCTAAAAACTCCTCTGAGAACTAGGATGCTCTGGGACAGGAGTCCTACGTCCCATGGGATCACCAGGTTCAGGATGATGAGCACAGGAGAAGACAGCTTTGGgtaa